Proteins encoded within one genomic window of Bradyrhizobium sp. 186:
- a CDS encoding glycosyltransferase, whose protein sequence is MVIAAYNAEAYIAEAIESVLGQTVPPGEVIVIDDGSIDGTRGILDRFGDRIVALAQNNSGQAIAVNRALAMARGELIGFCDADDLWTPRKLELQSALLEHHSDVEAVFGKVQQFVSPDVPEDQRQRLMPALEIMPGELKQCMLIRRAALDRIDAFDETLPATFFIAWLGRAKQSGLKTAHVDDIVVRRRLQLGNGGRTNTEAQDLEH, encoded by the coding sequence GTGGTGATCGCCGCCTACAACGCCGAGGCCTACATTGCCGAGGCGATCGAGAGCGTGCTCGGCCAGACAGTCCCGCCCGGCGAGGTCATCGTCATCGACGACGGGTCGATCGACGGCACGCGCGGCATTCTCGACCGGTTCGGCGACCGCATCGTCGCGCTCGCCCAGAACAACAGCGGCCAGGCCATTGCCGTCAACAGGGCCCTGGCGATGGCGCGCGGCGAGCTCATCGGGTTCTGCGATGCGGACGACCTCTGGACTCCGCGCAAGCTGGAGCTGCAATCGGCACTGCTCGAACATCACAGCGACGTCGAGGCCGTGTTCGGCAAGGTGCAGCAGTTCGTCAGCCCCGACGTACCGGAAGACCAACGCCAGCGCCTCATGCCGGCCCTCGAGATCATGCCGGGCGAGCTCAAGCAATGCATGCTGATCCGCCGCGCCGCGCTCGACCGGATCGATGCATTCGATGAGACGCTGCCCGCGACGTTCTTCATCGCGTGGCTCGGCCGCGCCAAGCAGAGCGGCCTCAAAACCGCGCATGTCGACGATATCGTCGTCCGGCGCCGGCTCCAGCTCGGCAATGGCGGCCGCACCAATACCGAGGCGCAAGATCTCGAGCACTGA
- a CDS encoding PqqD family protein produces the protein MALTVSVPLLISQQFDSEVVLANYQNGVYYNLDGSAAQVWLGIKAGRTVEEIASACAAATGGDPASIAQQVQAFIDSMLAEGLIANGEADPRAERWSPVLKDEFAAPEFQRFDNLRELLLMDPVHDAGDEGWPLREPHEG, from the coding sequence ATGGCCCTCACCGTTTCGGTGCCGCTGCTGATCAGCCAGCAGTTTGATAGTGAAGTGGTGTTGGCCAACTATCAGAACGGCGTCTACTACAACCTCGACGGCAGCGCCGCCCAGGTCTGGCTCGGCATCAAGGCCGGCCGAACGGTTGAGGAGATCGCGAGCGCATGTGCCGCCGCGACCGGCGGCGATCCCGCCTCCATTGCGCAGCAGGTGCAAGCCTTCATCGACAGCATGCTGGCGGAAGGCCTCATCGCGAATGGCGAGGCCGATCCGCGCGCCGAGAGATGGTCGCCGGTGCTCAAGGACGAATTCGCCGCCCCGGAATTCCAGCGCTTCGACAATCTGCGGGAGCTCTTGCTGATGGATCCCGTGCATGACGCCGGCGACGAAGGCTGGCCGCTCCGCGAGCCCCATGAAGGCTAG
- a CDS encoding UDP-2,3-diacylglucosamine diphosphatase, with translation MGSYDVSDESPERRFRTLFISDVHLGARGSQADLLLDFLRFHDADTIYLVGDIVDGWALKSSWHWPQSHNDLVQKLLRKARKGAKVIYIPGNHDEFLRNYYGTHFGGIDVVENTVHTGVDGKRYLVIHGDIFDLVVQNARWLAHLGDKAYDFAIQMNRFVNFFRRMFKVPYWSLSQWAKQKVKNAVNYIGAFEQALAAEARRHDAHGVICGHIHYAVIRDEGGIRYMNCGDWVESCTALVEHDDGRFEIITWADQLQKAVPVVPVAARAA, from the coding sequence ATGGGAAGTTACGATGTGAGTGACGAGAGCCCTGAAAGGCGCTTTCGCACCTTGTTCATCTCCGACGTTCATCTCGGAGCCCGCGGTTCGCAAGCCGACCTTCTGCTGGACTTCCTGCGCTTCCACGACGCCGATACCATCTATCTCGTCGGCGACATCGTCGACGGCTGGGCGCTGAAATCGAGCTGGCACTGGCCACAATCGCATAACGACCTGGTTCAGAAGCTTTTGCGCAAGGCGCGCAAGGGTGCCAAGGTCATCTACATCCCCGGCAATCACGACGAATTCCTGCGCAACTATTACGGCACGCATTTCGGCGGGATCGACGTCGTCGAGAACACCGTCCACACCGGAGTGGACGGCAAGCGCTATCTCGTCATCCACGGCGACATCTTCGACCTCGTGGTGCAGAACGCGCGCTGGCTCGCCCATCTCGGCGACAAGGCCTACGACTTCGCGATCCAGATGAATCGCTTCGTCAACTTCTTCCGGCGCATGTTCAAAGTGCCGTACTGGTCGCTGTCGCAATGGGCCAAGCAGAAGGTCAAGAACGCCGTCAACTATATCGGCGCGTTCGAGCAGGCGCTCGCCGCCGAGGCGCGCCGCCACGACGCCCACGGCGTGATCTGCGGCCACATCCACTACGCCGTGATCCGCGACGAGGGCGGTATCCGCTACATGAACTGCGGCGATTGGGTCGAGAGCTGCACGGCGCTGGTCGAGCACGACGACGGCCGTTTCGAGATCATCACCTGGGCGGATCAGTTGCAGAAGGCGGTCCCGGTCGTGCCCGTGGCGGCAAGGGCAGCTTGA
- a CDS encoding CHRD domain-containing protein → MNKPVFVTLALGAAIAFAGPACAEKLKATLDGKAEVPATTTSGTGTADLDYDAASKKLSWKVTYSGLSGPATAAHFHGPAETGKNAGVAVAIPNATSSPVEGSATLTDAQAADLLAGKLYVNIHTAANPGGEIRGQVTK, encoded by the coding sequence ATGAACAAGCCCGTTTTTGTCACGCTTGCACTCGGAGCGGCCATCGCTTTTGCCGGTCCGGCCTGCGCGGAGAAATTGAAGGCGACGCTTGACGGCAAGGCCGAAGTGCCTGCCACGACCACCAGCGGCACCGGCACGGCCGATCTGGACTATGACGCCGCCAGCAAGAAACTCTCCTGGAAGGTGACCTATTCGGGACTCTCCGGCCCCGCCACCGCCGCCCACTTCCACGGCCCCGCCGAGACCGGCAAGAACGCCGGCGTCGCGGTTGCAATCCCCAATGCCACCTCGAGCCCGGTCGAGGGCAGCGCGACGCTGACCGATGCGCAGGCCGCCGATCTCCTCGCCGGCAAGCTCTACGTCAACATCCACACCGCGGCCAATCCGGGCGGCGAGATCCGCGGTCAGGTGACCAAGTAA
- a CDS encoding Lrp/AsnC family transcriptional regulator codes for MVPFFVQIKCKLGQSYTVANALAEAEIASEIYSTAGHYDLLVKFYVDKDTDIGHFINEKVQVLPGIQDTLTIITFKAFGAV; via the coding sequence ATGGTTCCCTTTTTCGTCCAGATCAAATGCAAGCTCGGCCAGTCCTATACGGTCGCGAATGCGCTTGCCGAGGCCGAGATCGCTTCCGAGATCTACTCCACGGCCGGCCATTACGACTTGCTGGTGAAGTTCTACGTCGACAAGGACACCGACATCGGCCACTTCATCAACGAGAAGGTGCAGGTGCTGCCCGGCATCCAGGACACCCTCACCATCATCACCTTCAAGGCGTTCGGGGCGGTCTAG
- a CDS encoding nucleotidyltransferase family protein, with translation MISPGPTARDSRLNRSVEMARPPKLPTVLDLRFLTLFRAALGEEPAAIDAYRAWRASEPLDAADEVVYRTMPLLVATADRAGIADADTKRMRGVVKHVWLSNATRVRDLVEANTALENAGIAALLIKGGALFARDESYMAKRMTGDYDLLVRRKDAARAIEVLRQASFRSYGMKVELFSESDFDRDIHAVAMSRAGFGRAIDLHWRAIFWLDDDSFTEELFTTAEPATLLTHDLLIPGLAEHLAIAAMRPEPEDQKEIVFRALEIVHVLQNYGGKVDWERFRALVTRYGGSLFAAQLLDVVARETQGLVPAGLVAQLWSYSPPRSAIEISVRKVPAGQRSSWQHFLVAFFAALRAQFKAPFLRSDWPRLPGAAVAALDASAAHFPVFKGAVLARLWRQAAAPVHPLQGADVWFGHGFSIPEEEGRWTDRGFATIEASVDAPAQTSVIVELAVVPFLPPDNEPFRFEAYAGTGGKLQVRAGREDPMPFRFSLNAKVVGSAPRKIIVALRMRDAKRPSDIGHSIDPRLLGLFVKSVSINGAPVFTPAGAAP, from the coding sequence GTGATTTCGCCGGGCCCGACGGCACGCGACTCGCGGCTCAACCGTTCGGTTGAGATGGCGCGTCCGCCAAAACTCCCGACGGTGCTGGATCTGCGTTTTCTGACGCTCTTCAGGGCCGCTCTTGGTGAGGAGCCGGCGGCGATCGACGCCTATCGCGCCTGGCGCGCGTCCGAGCCGCTCGATGCGGCCGACGAAGTGGTTTACCGGACCATGCCGCTCCTCGTGGCCACGGCCGACCGGGCCGGAATCGCGGATGCCGACACCAAACGGATGCGCGGCGTCGTCAAGCATGTGTGGTTGTCGAACGCGACGCGGGTCCGCGATCTCGTCGAGGCCAATACGGCGCTCGAAAACGCCGGCATCGCGGCGCTGCTGATCAAGGGCGGTGCGCTGTTTGCGCGCGACGAGAGCTACATGGCGAAGCGCATGACGGGCGATTACGATCTCCTGGTTCGCCGCAAGGATGCGGCCCGCGCGATCGAGGTGCTGCGGCAGGCGTCGTTTCGCAGCTATGGCATGAAAGTCGAGCTGTTCTCGGAATCCGACTTCGATCGCGACATCCATGCCGTCGCGATGTCGCGGGCCGGGTTCGGCCGCGCGATCGATCTGCACTGGCGTGCGATTTTCTGGCTCGATGACGACAGCTTCACCGAGGAGCTGTTCACGACCGCCGAACCAGCGACGTTGCTGACGCATGATCTGCTGATCCCGGGTCTGGCCGAACATCTGGCGATCGCCGCCATGCGGCCTGAACCCGAGGACCAGAAGGAGATCGTCTTCCGCGCGCTCGAGATCGTGCATGTGCTGCAAAATTACGGCGGCAAGGTCGATTGGGAGCGGTTTCGCGCGCTCGTCACACGGTATGGCGGCAGCCTGTTTGCCGCCCAGTTGCTGGATGTCGTCGCGCGGGAAACGCAGGGTCTCGTGCCGGCAGGACTGGTTGCGCAGCTCTGGAGCTATAGCCCGCCGCGAAGCGCGATCGAGATCTCCGTTCGGAAGGTGCCGGCGGGGCAGCGCTCGTCGTGGCAGCATTTCCTGGTCGCGTTCTTCGCCGCGCTGCGTGCGCAATTCAAGGCGCCATTTCTGCGAAGCGATTGGCCAAGGCTTCCCGGCGCCGCCGTCGCGGCGCTCGATGCTAGTGCTGCGCATTTTCCCGTCTTCAAGGGCGCGGTCCTCGCGCGGCTGTGGCGGCAGGCGGCCGCACCGGTCCATCCATTGCAGGGCGCGGACGTCTGGTTCGGACACGGCTTTTCCATTCCGGAGGAGGAGGGACGGTGGACGGACCGCGGGTTCGCCACGATCGAGGCGAGCGTCGATGCGCCGGCCCAAACCTCCGTGATCGTGGAGCTTGCGGTCGTGCCGTTCCTGCCCCCGGATAACGAGCCGTTCCGCTTCGAGGCCTACGCCGGTACCGGCGGCAAGCTGCAGGTAAGAGCAGGACGTGAAGACCCTATGCCGTTCAGATTTTCACTGAACGCGAAGGTGGTCGGCTCGGCGCCGCGGAAAATCATCGTCGCGCTGCGGATGCGCGACGCCAAGCGGCCGAGCGACATCGGTCATTCGATCGATCCTCGCCTGCTCGGGCTGTTCGTGAAATCGGTCTCGATCAACGGCGCGCCGGTCTTCACTCCGGCGGGCGCCGCGCCTTGA
- a CDS encoding RbsD/FucU domain-containing protein gives MLKSIDPILTPDLLWLLASMGHGDDLVVVDANHPATHIARTTSSQRLIQLPGMSMETAVRAIMTLYPLDDFDPDPVRVMMPVDDPDRVPDVQRAVMAEIERSVGRPVGRGKLSRPDFYRAAAASFGVVQVGDSRGYGCFLIRKGVIS, from the coding sequence ATGCTGAAATCGATCGATCCGATCCTCACGCCCGATCTGCTCTGGCTGCTGGCCTCCATGGGTCATGGCGATGACCTCGTGGTCGTCGACGCCAATCACCCGGCAACGCACATCGCCCGAACGACGTCGTCGCAACGCCTGATCCAGTTGCCGGGCATGAGCATGGAGACCGCCGTCCGCGCCATCATGACGCTCTATCCGCTCGACGATTTCGATCCGGATCCGGTGCGCGTGATGATGCCCGTCGACGATCCCGACCGCGTCCCCGACGTGCAGCGCGCCGTGATGGCAGAGATCGAACGCTCCGTGGGCCGCCCGGTCGGCCGCGGCAAGCTTTCGAGACCGGATTTTTATCGCGCGGCCGCTGCGAGTTTTGGTGTCGTGCAGGTGGGGGACAGTCGCGGGTATGGATGCTTCCTGATCCGCAAGGGCGTGATCAGCTAG
- a CDS encoding glycosyltransferase family 1 protein produces MRILVATDAWHPQVNGVVRTLTKLADAAEALGVAFTFLTPQSFRTFAMPSYRDVRLAMPRPAKIAKLIEEARPDSIHIATEGPIGLMVRRYCRQRKLPFTTSFHTRFPEYVRARMPVPESLIWRALRRFHSSSRAVMAATPALACELGERGFTNVVLWPRGVDTSLFHPRAIDLCLPVPVFPVGRVAVEKNLEAFLDLDLPGTKVIVGDGPARVALEEAYPDAIFLGEKHGEELADIYAAADVFVFPSRTDTFGLVLLEALASGLPVAAFPVKGPRDVIGDAPVGALDHDLRSACFAALDVSRQACVEFAADYTWEASARAFVDSILAVGAVLPGRNGADLARFVA; encoded by the coding sequence ATGCGCATCCTGGTCGCGACCGACGCCTGGCACCCGCAAGTCAACGGTGTGGTTCGGACGCTGACCAAGCTCGCTGACGCCGCCGAGGCGCTTGGCGTCGCGTTCACGTTCCTGACGCCGCAATCGTTCCGCACCTTCGCGATGCCGAGCTATCGCGACGTGCGTCTTGCGATGCCGCGGCCGGCGAAGATCGCGAAGCTGATCGAAGAGGCCCGTCCCGACAGCATCCATATCGCCACCGAAGGGCCGATCGGCTTAATGGTCCGCCGCTATTGTCGCCAGCGCAAGCTGCCGTTCACGACCAGCTTCCACACCCGCTTTCCCGAATATGTCCGTGCCAGGATGCCGGTTCCGGAATCCCTGATCTGGCGGGCGCTGCGCCGTTTCCACAGCAGCAGCCGGGCCGTGATGGCCGCAACGCCGGCGCTCGCCTGTGAACTCGGCGAGCGCGGCTTTACCAATGTCGTGTTGTGGCCGCGCGGCGTCGATACCAGCCTGTTCCACCCCCGCGCCATCGATCTCTGCCTGCCGGTGCCGGTGTTCCCGGTCGGCCGGGTCGCGGTGGAGAAGAATCTGGAGGCCTTCCTCGACCTCGATCTGCCCGGCACCAAGGTGATCGTCGGCGATGGGCCGGCGCGTGTCGCGCTCGAAGAGGCTTATCCGGATGCGATCTTCCTCGGCGAAAAGCACGGCGAGGAACTGGCGGACATCTACGCGGCGGCCGATGTCTTCGTGTTTCCGAGCAGGACCGACACGTTCGGCCTGGTCCTGCTGGAAGCGCTGGCGAGCGGCCTGCCGGTCGCGGCCTTCCCGGTGAAGGGGCCCCGCGACGTGATCGGCGATGCGCCGGTCGGCGCGCTGGATCACGATCTGCGCAGCGCTTGCTTCGCCGCACTCGACGTTTCAAGGCAGGCCTGTGTCGAATTCGCCGCCGATTATACCTGGGAGGCCTCGGCCCGGGCCTTCGTCGACAGCATTTTGGCGGTCGGCGCGGTGCTGCCCGGCCGGAACGGGGCGGATCTGGCGCGCTTCGTCGCCTGA
- the thiD gene encoding bifunctional hydroxymethylpyrimidine kinase/phosphomethylpyrimidine kinase: protein MTTPVALTIAGSDSSGGAGIQADLKTFAALGVYGASVITALTAQNTKGVTGIHAVPADFVTAQIDAVFSDLDVGAVKIGMVAQAASIDAIAAALSRWAPRHVVLDPVMVATSGDRLLASDAVDALRTKLMPLASVITPNLPEAAALLDEPVARTEADIEGQGRRLLALGCRAVLIKGGHGEGAESTDYLVSAEGTIALAAPRVATQNTHGTGCSLSSAVAAGLAKGEDLEGAVRNAKAWISAAIAAADRFSVGHGHGPIHHFHRFY, encoded by the coding sequence ATGACGACGCCCGTGGCGCTCACCATCGCCGGCTCCGATTCGAGCGGTGGCGCCGGTATCCAGGCGGATCTGAAGACCTTTGCCGCGCTCGGCGTCTACGGCGCCTCTGTCATCACGGCACTGACGGCGCAGAACACAAAAGGCGTCACCGGCATTCACGCGGTGCCGGCCGATTTCGTCACCGCACAGATCGATGCCGTGTTCTCCGATCTCGACGTCGGCGCGGTGAAGATCGGCATGGTGGCGCAGGCCGCCAGCATCGATGCGATCGCAGCCGCGCTGTCGCGCTGGGCACCCCGCCACGTCGTGCTCGATCCCGTCATGGTCGCAACCTCCGGCGATCGCCTGCTGGCGTCCGACGCCGTCGACGCCCTGCGCACGAAGTTGATGCCGCTGGCTTCGGTGATCACACCCAACCTGCCGGAGGCTGCCGCTCTGCTCGACGAACCCGTCGCGCGAACCGAGGCCGACATCGAAGGCCAGGGGCGCCGCCTGCTGGCGCTCGGCTGTCGCGCGGTGCTGATCAAGGGCGGCCACGGCGAGGGCGCCGAGAGCACCGACTATCTCGTCAGCGCCGAAGGAACGATCGCGCTCGCCGCGCCACGCGTCGCCACCCAAAACACCCATGGCACCGGCTGCTCGCTGTCCTCAGCGGTCGCGGCGGGGCTTGCCAAGGGCGAGGATCTCGAGGGCGCCGTGCGCAACGCCAAGGCCTGGATCAGCGCGGCGATTGCGGCCGCCGACCGCTTCAGCGTCGGCCACGGCCACGGGCCGATCCATCATTTCCACAGGTTTTACTGA
- a CDS encoding caspase family protein, whose translation MFRLKPFLMYAGLLGSLVGFACGPVSAQVAPVEPAAPTALQGPEQRVALVIGNSNYQNAPQLANPDNDAQSMAHFLNSAGFEVVAATDLTQNDMLRVVQDFSAKVSARGPNTVAMVYYAGHGVQLAGENYLVPVDAKVSSPTELINNSVRLVDVMSTLETIPSRMRIVILDACRNNPFPTVNDAGRGLAIVDAPNGSIVGYSTAPGAEAQDGTGGHSPYTQAFLNVAREPNVPIEQLFKRVRLEVNQTTSGAQIPWESSSLTSDFTFFGDTAVAANRAPVNAPVVQMASNLPSRSTRQAYDYVLSEGRPEYYQEFIQMYPHDPLCDHIRWLLSNLLLSQAWHKAVLANSPLGYKSFYDSYGNSPYAQVALKLQTQPKLIPLMQATKFLAPQNIDPTFKIGNLGQPKYMPLTQQGNGGTMNGNLPVVQKPIDNNVIGKLGNGGQIVNLPAGNQQNGTPSQTPGKILTLPAPTNTTTNNGGIGKIVTLPATNTTPNAGNANGNPGKIVSMPVNIGKVGSNIDVKPINVQTQSNPIRINNGVKLNNDLVNKVQVQNSQQNNRPQFNTTNRIDNGGGNNFRQSMNQAPSMNSGNNRRGGFMH comes from the coding sequence ATGTTCCGCCTAAAGCCTTTCCTGATGTATGCGGGCCTGCTGGGGAGCCTGGTCGGCTTCGCCTGCGGCCCTGTTTCCGCGCAAGTTGCCCCGGTCGAACCGGCCGCCCCGACCGCACTGCAAGGTCCGGAGCAGCGGGTTGCGCTGGTGATCGGCAATTCGAACTACCAGAACGCGCCGCAGCTCGCCAACCCCGATAACGACGCGCAGTCGATGGCGCATTTTTTGAACTCGGCCGGCTTCGAGGTGGTCGCCGCGACCGACCTGACCCAGAACGACATGCTCCGCGTGGTGCAGGACTTCTCGGCCAAGGTTTCCGCGCGTGGTCCGAACACGGTGGCGATGGTCTACTACGCCGGTCACGGCGTGCAGCTCGCCGGCGAGAACTATCTCGTTCCCGTCGATGCGAAGGTTTCCAGCCCGACCGAGCTCATCAACAACTCGGTTCGCCTCGTCGACGTGATGTCGACGCTGGAGACGATCCCGAGCCGCATGCGCATCGTCATCCTCGATGCCTGCCGCAACAACCCGTTCCCGACCGTCAACGACGCCGGCCGCGGCCTCGCCATTGTCGATGCGCCGAACGGCTCGATCGTGGGCTATTCGACAGCGCCGGGCGCGGAAGCGCAGGACGGCACCGGCGGCCATAGCCCCTATACGCAGGCCTTCCTCAACGTCGCGCGCGAGCCCAATGTGCCGATCGAGCAGCTGTTCAAGCGCGTGCGTCTCGAGGTCAACCAGACCACCAGCGGCGCGCAGATCCCGTGGGAGAGCTCGTCGCTGACCTCGGACTTCACTTTCTTCGGCGACACGGCTGTCGCCGCCAACCGTGCGCCGGTGAACGCGCCGGTGGTGCAGATGGCCTCCAATTTGCCGAGCCGCTCCACGCGTCAGGCCTATGACTATGTGCTGTCCGAAGGTCGCCCCGAATACTATCAGGAGTTCATCCAGATGTATCCGCACGACCCGCTGTGCGATCACATCCGCTGGCTGCTGTCCAACCTCCTGCTCTCCCAGGCTTGGCACAAGGCGGTGCTTGCAAACTCGCCGCTCGGCTACAAGAGCTTCTATGACAGCTACGGCAACAGCCCCTATGCGCAAGTCGCGCTGAAGCTTCAGACGCAGCCGAAGCTGATCCCGCTGATGCAGGCGACCAAGTTTTTGGCCCCGCAGAATATCGACCCGACCTTCAAGATCGGCAATCTCGGCCAGCCCAAGTACATGCCGCTGACGCAGCAGGGCAATGGCGGCACGATGAACGGCAACCTGCCGGTCGTGCAGAAGCCGATCGACAACAACGTCATCGGCAAGCTCGGCAATGGCGGCCAGATCGTCAACCTGCCGGCGGGCAACCAGCAGAACGGCACGCCGTCGCAGACCCCGGGCAAGATCTTGACCCTGCCCGCGCCGACCAACACCACGACGAACAATGGCGGCATCGGCAAGATCGTGACGCTGCCGGCGACCAACACCACGCCCAATGCCGGCAATGCCAACGGAAACCCGGGCAAGATCGTGAGCATGCCGGTGAATATCGGTAAGGTTGGCTCGAACATCGACGTGAAGCCGATCAACGTTCAGACGCAGAGCAATCCGATCCGCATCAACAACGGCGTCAAGCTCAACAACGACCTGGTGAACAAGGTGCAGGTCCAAAACAGCCAGCAGAACAACCGTCCGCAGTTCAACACGACCAACCGGATCGATAACGGCGGCGGCAACAACTTCCGGCAGTCGATGAATCAGGCGCCGAGCATGAACAGCGGCAACAATCGCCGTGGCGGCTTCATGCACTGA
- a CDS encoding c-type cytochrome encodes MLRRTLLAALLAAVAAFGAYWWLTAPAALAVPLPSRAPDLANGQEIFNVGGCSSCHAVPNQPDRLRLGGGLPLGSPFGTFYAPNISPDPTDGIGRWREADFVSAVMRGVSPEGTHYFPALPYASYHIAKLDDVRDLFAYLKTLPAVPGRVRDNDLPFPFNIRRNVGIWKLLFMDGKPFVPDATRSPQWNRGAYLVNSFGHCAECHSPRNVLGGIITAQRFAGGPNPEGEGWVPNITQKGIGEWSEKEIADFLETGEMPEGDSASGAMRPVIKNLAQLTAQDRAAMAAYLKSLPPVDGPTPPKRKQGGA; translated from the coding sequence ATGCTGCGACGAACACTGCTTGCCGCCCTCCTTGCCGCCGTCGCGGCATTCGGCGCCTATTGGTGGCTGACGGCGCCGGCTGCGCTGGCGGTCCCGCTGCCGTCCCGCGCGCCTGATCTTGCCAACGGGCAGGAGATATTCAACGTCGGCGGCTGCTCGTCCTGCCATGCCGTGCCCAACCAGCCCGACCGTCTGCGGCTCGGCGGCGGCCTGCCGCTCGGCTCGCCGTTCGGGACGTTTTACGCTCCCAACATTTCCCCTGATCCAACCGACGGCATCGGGCGCTGGCGCGAGGCCGATTTCGTCAGCGCCGTGATGCGGGGCGTTTCGCCGGAGGGAACGCATTACTTCCCGGCACTTCCCTACGCGTCCTATCATATCGCGAAGCTGGACGACGTTCGGGATCTCTTCGCCTATCTGAAGACCTTGCCGGCCGTGCCGGGCAGGGTGCGCGATAACGACCTGCCGTTTCCTTTCAACATCCGCCGCAATGTCGGCATCTGGAAATTGCTGTTCATGGACGGCAAGCCGTTCGTGCCGGATGCAACGCGCTCGCCGCAATGGAATCGCGGCGCCTATCTCGTCAATAGCTTCGGCCATTGCGCGGAATGCCACAGCCCGCGCAATGTCCTCGGCGGCATCATCACCGCGCAGCGCTTTGCCGGCGGCCCCAATCCGGAAGGCGAGGGTTGGGTGCCCAACATCACGCAAAAGGGCATCGGGGAATGGAGCGAGAAAGAGATCGCTGATTTTCTCGAAACCGGCGAGATGCCCGAAGGCGACAGCGCGTCAGGCGCGATGCGGCCGGTCATCAAGAATCTGGCGCAGCTCACGGCGCAGGATCGCGCCGCGATGGCGGCCTATCTGAAGTCGCTGCCGCCGGTCGATGGGCCGACGCCGCCAAAACGCAAGCAAGGTGGCGCCTGA
- a CDS encoding threonine/serine dehydratase yields MTEQPLPIGPADIDAAARVIAPFAIRTPLLSFPVLNERVGAKVFLKPEMLQRTGSFKFRGAFNKVASIPQDKRAGGVVAFSSGNHAQGVAAAAKILDMQATIVMPADAPLSKRERTKSYGAEVVLYDRDRDDREAISRGIAEKRGATLVRPYDDPFVIAGQGTAGREIAEDMASLGIAPDIVVAPASGGGLIAGVATAVKARYPLAQIVVAEPEAFDDHSLSLTAGHREPHAPAGRTICDALMALIPGEMTFAINSKLLARGVTASDKEVGAAVAFAYRELKLVVEPGGAVGLAALLAGRLDVAGKNVVIVLSGGNVDADLFAELVA; encoded by the coding sequence ATGACCGAACAGCCCCTTCCGATCGGCCCCGCCGATATCGACGCCGCAGCGCGCGTGATCGCGCCCTTCGCCATCCGCACCCCCCTGTTGTCCTTTCCCGTGCTCAATGAGCGCGTCGGCGCAAAGGTCTTCCTGAAGCCGGAGATGCTCCAGCGCACCGGCTCCTTCAAGTTCCGCGGAGCCTTCAACAAGGTGGCCTCGATCCCGCAGGACAAGCGCGCAGGCGGTGTCGTCGCGTTCTCCTCCGGCAACCACGCCCAGGGCGTGGCAGCGGCGGCGAAGATTCTCGACATGCAGGCGACCATCGTGATGCCTGCGGATGCGCCGCTCTCCAAGCGTGAGCGCACCAAATCCTACGGCGCCGAGGTCGTGCTGTATGACCGTGACCGCGACGACCGCGAGGCGATCTCGCGCGGCATCGCCGAGAAGCGCGGCGCGACGCTGGTCAGACCTTATGACGATCCGTTTGTGATCGCCGGCCAGGGCACCGCCGGCCGTGAGATCGCCGAGGACATGGCGAGCCTCGGCATTGCGCCTGACATCGTGGTGGCACCAGCCTCCGGCGGCGGCCTGATCGCGGGCGTCGCGACCGCGGTGAAGGCGCGTTATCCGCTGGCCCAGATCGTGGTGGCCGAACCGGAGGCGTTCGACGACCACAGCCTTTCGCTGACGGCAGGCCATCGCGAGCCGCATGCGCCCGCGGGCCGCACCATCTGCGACGCGCTGATGGCGCTGATCCCCGGCGAGATGACGTTTGCGATCAACAGCAAGCTCTTGGCGCGCGGCGTGACCGCATCGGACAAGGAAGTCGGCGCCGCCGTCGCCTTTGCCTATCGCGAGCTGAAGCTCGTGGTCGAGCCCGGCGGCGCCGTCGGACTCGCCGCGCTGCTTGCGGGGCGTCTCGACGTCGCCGGCAAGAACGTGGTCATCGTGCTCTCCGGCGGCAATGTCGACGCCGATTTGTTCGCCGAGCTTGTTGCGTGA